The Trinickia acidisoli genome includes a window with the following:
- a CDS encoding TadE/TadG family type IV pilus assembly protein encodes MNRLARLASNERGVAALEFVLVFPFLMTVLFGIVDTSLLLCDKAVITNASREAARAGVVVRVPQLAASDVANVALAYTQNNLVTGGTATTPVVTVDQSAGTSPGDPLTVTVTYTYDGLVLGSALSSLTGPVTVTATTVMNYE; translated from the coding sequence ATGAACCGCCTGGCACGCCTTGCCTCGAACGAACGCGGCGTCGCGGCGCTCGAGTTCGTGCTCGTGTTTCCGTTCCTCATGACGGTCTTGTTCGGCATCGTCGACACCAGCCTGCTTTTGTGCGACAAGGCCGTCATCACGAACGCGAGCCGCGAGGCCGCGCGTGCGGGTGTCGTCGTGCGCGTGCCGCAGCTCGCCGCGAGCGACGTCGCGAACGTCGCGCTCGCCTATACGCAGAACAATCTGGTGACGGGCGGCACGGCCACGACGCCCGTCGTCACCGTCGATCAGTCGGCCGGCACCTCGCCGGGAGACCCGCTCACGGTCACCGTCACTTATACGTATGACGGCCTCGTGCTCGGCTCGGCACTGAGCTCGCTGACGGGTCCCGTGACCGTCACCGCGACGACGGTCATGAACTATGAGTAG
- a CDS encoding type II secretion system F family protein, protein MKLTDVWMNLGLVALLAVATLWLVLRGASVRSRIAQRVRHGIIRANAAPGRNMPQQLAHRVATLGERMPIFDAAERGKLATRLASAGFRDARSVSILAGLKIVCGACLALGAIVLAPHIPRIGGHFVLRLLMMAAAFVIGMMLPELALASAIKHRQRAIAIALPDALDLLVICTNAGNSLVVAIKRVAAELSTICPALADELSLTADELQIGGDSASALNAMAARIGLTSMRALVTTLVQSQQYGTPITQSLRMLSRTERAMQIVALEEKAAKLAPKMTLPMMLFIMPTVALIAAGPAIIRLIAVFHHH, encoded by the coding sequence ATGAAGCTGACCGACGTTTGGATGAATCTCGGGCTCGTCGCGCTGCTTGCGGTCGCAACGCTCTGGCTCGTGCTGCGCGGGGCAAGTGTGCGTTCGCGAATCGCGCAGCGCGTGCGGCACGGCATCATTCGGGCAAACGCCGCGCCGGGACGAAACATGCCGCAGCAGCTAGCCCATCGCGTCGCGACGCTTGGCGAGCGGATGCCCATCTTCGACGCCGCCGAGCGCGGCAAACTTGCGACCCGACTGGCGAGCGCGGGCTTTCGCGACGCGCGGTCGGTCTCGATCCTCGCTGGCCTCAAGATCGTCTGCGGAGCCTGTCTCGCGCTCGGTGCGATCGTGCTCGCGCCGCATATTCCGCGCATCGGCGGCCACTTCGTGCTGCGGCTGTTGATGATGGCCGCCGCGTTCGTCATCGGCATGATGCTGCCCGAGCTCGCGCTCGCCTCCGCGATCAAGCATCGCCAGCGCGCCATCGCGATCGCGCTGCCCGATGCGCTCGATCTGCTCGTGATCTGCACGAACGCGGGCAACAGCCTCGTCGTCGCCATCAAACGCGTCGCTGCCGAACTGAGCACGATCTGCCCCGCGCTCGCCGACGAACTATCGCTCACCGCCGACGAGTTGCAGATCGGCGGCGACAGCGCGAGCGCGCTGAATGCGATGGCCGCACGCATCGGCTTGACGTCGATGCGTGCCCTCGTCACGACGCTCGTGCAATCGCAACAGTACGGCACGCCGATCACACAATCGCTGCGGATGCTGTCGCGCACCGAACGGGCGATGCAAATCGTAGCGCTCGAAGAAAAGGCCGCGAAACTCGCGCCGAAGATGACGCTGCCGATGATGCTCTTCATCATGCCGACCGTTGCGTTGATCGCGGCAGGGCCGGCCATCATCCGGCTCATCGCGGTGTTTCACCATCATTGA
- a CDS encoding CpaF family protein — protein sequence MFGRRSDTPPIAKQASVATEAAPLDTAPRANASTGSNFSDAASSGARHAAASAAPAGLSSAPDAEQRLVPAPASLPADRHEALIRSDTFKTIRSAVFASMNMSAALMMSRAHVREGIEQIAAETIARERLTITLAEQALVVDEMLNDMFGVGPIEPLLADEKVTDILVNGPDQVYVERGGRLELTPLKFRDNAHVVNVAQRIAAAVGRRVDESSPLVDARLADGSRVNVVLPPIALRGASISIRKFAKRNITLTRMAQQGNISPAMVEVLRIASACRLNIVISGGTGSGKTTLLNALSNFIDPHERIVTIEDAAELQLQQPHVVSLETRPENSEGLGGISQRDLVRNALRMRPDRIILGETRGTEAFDVLQAMNTGHDGSMTTIHANTPRDAITRLESMVMMANGNLPLISIRRQIASAVHMILQVERMRDGMRRITRVTEISGMEGDIVITQDLFTFRFNASAYEEQVHGTFESSSLRPAFAQRAAYYGLEDQLIGAMQS from the coding sequence ATGTTCGGGCGCCGGAGCGATACGCCGCCGATCGCGAAGCAAGCAAGCGTCGCGACCGAGGCCGCGCCGCTCGATACCGCACCTCGCGCGAATGCAAGCACGGGCTCGAACTTTAGCGACGCGGCGAGCTCCGGCGCAAGGCATGCGGCGGCGAGCGCCGCACCCGCGGGGCTTTCGAGCGCCCCCGACGCGGAGCAACGGTTGGTGCCGGCCCCCGCCTCGTTACCGGCCGACCGCCATGAGGCGCTGATTCGCTCCGATACGTTCAAGACGATTCGCTCGGCGGTGTTCGCGTCGATGAACATGTCGGCCGCACTAATGATGTCTCGCGCGCACGTGCGGGAGGGCATCGAGCAGATCGCTGCCGAGACGATCGCGCGCGAACGGTTGACGATCACGCTCGCCGAGCAGGCGCTCGTCGTCGACGAGATGCTCAACGACATGTTCGGCGTCGGCCCGATCGAACCGTTGCTCGCCGACGAGAAAGTCACCGACATCCTCGTCAACGGCCCCGATCAAGTCTACGTCGAACGAGGCGGCCGACTCGAGCTGACCCCACTCAAGTTTCGCGACAACGCACACGTCGTCAACGTCGCGCAGCGCATTGCCGCGGCCGTCGGCCGGCGCGTCGACGAAAGCAGCCCGCTCGTCGACGCGCGCCTCGCCGACGGCAGCCGCGTCAACGTCGTGTTGCCGCCGATCGCCTTGCGCGGCGCATCGATCTCGATTCGTAAGTTCGCCAAGCGCAACATCACGCTGACGCGCATGGCCCAGCAAGGCAACATCTCGCCCGCGATGGTCGAGGTGTTGCGCATCGCGAGCGCGTGCCGCCTGAATATCGTCATCTCGGGCGGAACGGGATCGGGCAAGACGACGCTGCTCAATGCGCTGTCGAACTTTATCGATCCGCACGAGCGCATCGTGACGATCGAAGACGCGGCCGAGCTCCAATTGCAGCAGCCGCATGTCGTGAGTCTCGAAACGCGGCCCGAGAACAGCGAGGGGCTTGGCGGAATCTCGCAGCGCGATCTCGTTCGCAACGCGCTGCGGATGCGCCCCGACCGCATCATTCTCGGCGAGACGCGCGGCACCGAAGCGTTCGACGTGCTGCAAGCGATGAACACGGGCCACGACGGCTCGATGACGACGATCCATGCGAATACGCCGCGCGATGCGATCACGCGGCTGGAAAGTATGGTGATGATGGCCAACGGTAACCTGCCGCTCATCTCGATCCGCCGGCAGATCGCGAGCGCCGTGCACATGATTTTGCAGGTGGAGCGCATGCGCGACGGCATGCGGCGCATCACGCGCGTCACGGAAATCTCGGGTATGGAGGGTGACATCGTCATCACGCAAGACCTGTTCACCTTCCGCTTCAACGCCAGCGCCTACGAGGAGCAAGTGCACGGCACGTTCGAATCGTCGTCGCTGCGGCCGGCCTTCGCGCAACGCGCCGCCTATTACGGTCTCGAAGACCAGTTGATCGGAGCGATGCAATCGTGA
- a CDS encoding tetratricopeptide repeat protein, which produces MRSIPMPSRRLLIGAVTLGALVAGSLTGCANGPRIETRPVVSERGVDKSTDLRIAETALESGDTQLAASLFEKALKADPNSLRAELGFADAIYQAGDLARAGVLYAHVAATAPDDPRAQLGLARVALRERRLDDAVARYRRLVDAYPDNAVAAEGLGAALDLQGNHGQAQAVYRAALARHPEAQGLKTNLGLSLILDRHAREGANVLLDVAGLPDAPPQARENLALAYGVLGNGEAAKRILTADMPAVSAEDNLLFYRNLRARWSNQGASSDASGRVGSGGAVHAQSVPSAHISPQGTLE; this is translated from the coding sequence ATGCGTTCGATCCCCATGCCTTCGCGGCGCCTGCTGATCGGCGCGGTCACGCTCGGCGCACTCGTTGCCGGCTCGCTGACGGGCTGCGCGAACGGACCGCGTATCGAAACGCGGCCCGTCGTTTCCGAACGTGGCGTGGATAAGAGCACCGATCTGCGCATTGCCGAAACCGCGCTCGAAAGCGGCGACACGCAACTTGCGGCATCCCTGTTCGAAAAGGCGCTCAAGGCCGATCCGAACTCGCTGCGCGCCGAACTCGGTTTTGCGGACGCGATCTACCAAGCGGGCGACCTCGCGCGCGCCGGCGTGCTCTACGCTCACGTTGCCGCCACCGCCCCCGACGATCCGCGCGCGCAACTCGGGCTCGCGCGCGTCGCACTGCGCGAGCGCCGTCTAGACGACGCCGTTGCGCGCTATCGTCGTCTCGTCGACGCGTATCCCGACAACGCGGTCGCGGCCGAAGGTCTTGGCGCCGCGCTCGATCTGCAGGGTAACCATGGCCAAGCGCAGGCGGTCTACCGTGCGGCGCTCGCGCGCCATCCGGAGGCGCAGGGCTTGAAAACGAATCTCGGCCTCTCGCTGATCCTCGATCGACACGCACGCGAAGGCGCGAACGTGCTGCTCGACGTCGCGGGCCTGCCCGATGCTCCCCCGCAAGCGCGCGAGAACCTTGCACTCGCCTATGGCGTACTCGGCAACGGGGAAGCGGCCAAGCGCATTCTCACCGCCGACATGCCGGCGGTATCGGCCGAGGACAACTTGCTCTTCTATCGAAACCTGCGCGCGCGGTGGTCGAACCAAGGCGCGTCATCCGATGCGTCCGGTCGCGTGGGCAGCGGCGGCGCGGTGCACGCGCAGTCGGTACCGTCGGCACACATCTCCCCTCAAGGCACGCTCGAATGA
- a CDS encoding efflux transporter outer membrane subunit: protein MKRYSLMTVAVAVLAAGCTFEPKYERPAAPVAATFPASGVYATQPTTSAGDASHGRTAVDIGWREFFADPRLQRLIEIALANNRDLRVAVLNVDAARAQYRVARSQLFPTLNAQASKSLQRVPLDLSPTGQTISQEYEVGLNASWEIDFWGRIRSLKDQALEQYLATAQARKAAEISLVSQVAEQYLQVLAVDDLLKITDDTLKTAESSYSLTKLQFDNGTGSELDLRQAETVVEQARANREAQARARAQAENALVLLVGQPLPDDLPPGRSLGDQRLLTDIPAGLPSDLLTRRPDIMEAEATLRAANANIGAARAAFFPKISLTSSLGTASPTLGGLFKAGSAAWTFAPQVTLPIFEGGQNLANLDLANVQKRIEVANYEKAIQSAFREVADDLAARSTYDAQIQALERTTFAQSRTLDLSQLRYKNGVDSYLQVLTAQTNLYTVQQSLVDARVARLDNLVDLYVALGGGWIANTGETPRPADAPATVGAASAPAAASAHTSG, encoded by the coding sequence ATGAAACGATATTCCTTGATGACGGTCGCCGTTGCCGTGCTCGCGGCGGGCTGCACGTTCGAGCCGAAGTACGAGCGTCCCGCTGCGCCCGTGGCGGCGACGTTCCCGGCTTCGGGCGTGTACGCGACGCAGCCGACGACGAGCGCGGGCGATGCGTCCCACGGCCGCACGGCCGTCGACATCGGCTGGCGCGAATTCTTCGCCGATCCCCGTCTGCAGCGGCTCATCGAAATCGCGCTCGCGAACAACCGCGACTTGCGTGTCGCGGTGCTGAACGTCGACGCGGCCCGAGCGCAATACCGGGTCGCGCGATCGCAATTGTTCCCGACGCTCAACGCGCAAGCCAGCAAATCGCTCCAGCGCGTCCCCTTGGATTTGTCGCCCACCGGGCAGACGATCTCGCAGGAGTACGAGGTGGGGCTCAACGCCTCGTGGGAGATCGATTTCTGGGGGCGCATCCGCAGCTTGAAGGACCAGGCGCTCGAGCAATATCTGGCGACGGCGCAAGCGCGCAAGGCCGCCGAGATTTCGCTCGTCTCGCAGGTGGCCGAGCAGTACTTGCAGGTATTGGCCGTCGACGATCTGCTCAAGATCACCGACGACACCTTGAAGACGGCTGAATCGTCGTACTCGCTGACCAAGCTGCAGTTCGACAACGGCACGGGCTCCGAGCTCGACCTGCGTCAAGCCGAGACCGTCGTCGAGCAAGCGCGCGCGAATCGCGAAGCGCAGGCGCGCGCGCGGGCGCAGGCCGAGAATGCGCTCGTGCTGCTGGTCGGCCAGCCGTTGCCCGACGATCTGCCGCCTGGCCGCAGCCTTGGCGATCAGCGCTTGCTCACCGACATCCCGGCGGGCTTGCCGTCCGATCTGCTCACGCGCCGGCCCGACATCATGGAAGCCGAGGCCACGCTGCGCGCGGCCAACGCGAACATCGGCGCGGCGCGGGCGGCGTTTTTCCCGAAGATCTCGTTGACGAGTTCGCTCGGCACGGCGAGCCCGACGCTCGGCGGCTTGTTCAAGGCCGGTTCGGCAGCATGGACGTTTGCGCCGCAGGTCACGTTGCCGATCTTCGAGGGCGGGCAAAATCTCGCCAATCTCGATCTCGCCAACGTGCAGAAGCGGATCGAGGTGGCGAACTACGAGAAGGCGATCCAATCGGCGTTCCGCGAAGTGGCCGACGATTTGGCCGCGCGCAGTACGTACGATGCGCAGATCCAAGCGCTCGAGCGGACGACGTTTGCGCAATCGCGTACGCTCGATCTGTCGCAGTTGCGCTATAAGAACGGCGTCGACAGCTACCTGCAGGTGCTGACCGCGCAGACGAATCTCTATACGGTGCAGCAGTCGCTCGTCGACGCACGCGTCGCGCGGCTCGACAATCTCGTGGATCTTTACGTCGCCCTCGGCGGCGGATGGATCGCGAACACGGGCGAGACGCCGCGGCCGGCCGATGCGCCGGCAACGGTCGGGGCGGCGTCGGCGCCTGCGGCGGCATCGGCCCATACGTCCGGCTGA
- a CDS encoding type II secretion system F family protein encodes MRPADVVAAAAFFTIVIVGLIARSLREMMRRRPAPRIAQRVGALRDPHAANRQTSSAKPSHQLVSLGRRPGDELAWLAWLRAKRQRVETLAGRAGVRAIVIVALSTALAVLGATSLAGLPLWVRLLACGIAVPVATRTAYAFIITRFKQRFLAVFPDTLDLIIRAVRAGIPAVQAICTAGVESEEPVRSTFRAMGDALLVGGDVKDVLEQAAERLQLADFSFFAVCLVLQRETGGNLAETLENLAAIVRTRRDIRAKTRALTAEGRISSKIISGVPFFIMGFLYIVNRPYVSLLFDTRAGHKMLTLAAVLLTIGLVLIRKIANLDTSR; translated from the coding sequence GTGAGGCCCGCCGATGTCGTCGCAGCCGCTGCGTTTTTCACGATCGTCATCGTGGGACTCATCGCGCGTTCGCTGCGCGAGATGATGCGGCGCCGACCCGCGCCGCGGATTGCCCAGCGCGTCGGCGCACTGCGCGACCCGCATGCCGCGAACCGCCAAACGTCGAGCGCGAAGCCATCGCACCAACTCGTGAGCCTCGGTCGCCGTCCCGGCGACGAACTCGCTTGGCTGGCGTGGCTGCGCGCGAAGCGGCAGCGGGTCGAGACGCTGGCCGGGCGCGCGGGCGTGCGCGCCATCGTCATCGTCGCATTGTCGACAGCCTTGGCCGTGCTCGGCGCAACGTCGCTCGCCGGGTTGCCGCTCTGGGTTCGTCTGCTTGCTTGCGGCATAGCGGTGCCTGTCGCCACGCGCACCGCCTATGCGTTCATCATCACACGCTTCAAGCAGCGCTTCTTGGCCGTGTTTCCCGACACCCTCGACCTGATCATCCGCGCCGTGCGGGCCGGTATTCCGGCGGTTCAGGCCATCTGCACGGCCGGCGTCGAAAGCGAGGAGCCCGTGCGCTCGACGTTCCGCGCGATGGGCGATGCGCTGCTCGTCGGCGGCGACGTCAAGGACGTGCTCGAGCAAGCCGCCGAGCGCTTGCAGCTCGCCGACTTTTCGTTCTTCGCCGTCTGCCTCGTCCTGCAGCGCGAGACGGGCGGCAATCTCGCCGAGACGCTCGAGAATCTCGCGGCCATCGTGCGCACGCGGCGCGACATTCGCGCCAAGACGAGGGCGCTCACGGCCGAAGGACGCATCTCGAGCAAGATCATTTCGGGTGTGCCGTTCTTCATCATGGGCTTTCTCTACATCGTCAATCGGCCCTACGTGTCGCTGCTGTTCGATACGCGCGCGGGCCATAAGATGCTGACCCTCGCGGCCGTCCTCTTGACGATCGGGCTCGTACTGATCCGCAAGATCGCCAACTTGGATACCTCTCGATGA
- a CDS encoding TadG family pilus assembly protein produces the protein MSRRARRPSHRLSPRGRQRGSVPLWFVLTVAILLTFGAFAVDLPRVATVSNELQNAADAAALAGAADLIDSSSGPDWADAASETSAAVSLNASDGTTLTVGSVQAGFWNLTGSPSTLEAQTITPGLYDVPAVQVTVTRSAGQNGGAVNLLLGGFLDLLSAPASATAVAVAAAPSTVDSGGIFPMVIDQCVLDQYWDATTNEPTIDPATGNPYEFEIGNGQLYGSSCEAGQWTSFLINANDVPTVRGLIASGNPSPLSIGDDIWIEPGVKTTLYSSVPVGVTIVVPVAEQIITHSYVPIVAFAAFYVDGSYGGSQKYIEGHFVGGYRIPVQSWGVGPNYGAYVAPRLAL, from the coding sequence ATGAGTAGACGCGCGCGGCGCCCCTCGCATCGCCTTTCGCCGCGCGGCCGGCAACGCGGATCGGTGCCGCTTTGGTTCGTGCTCACCGTGGCGATCTTGCTGACATTCGGCGCATTCGCCGTCGATCTGCCGCGTGTCGCGACCGTCAGCAACGAATTGCAGAACGCGGCAGACGCGGCCGCGCTCGCGGGTGCCGCAGATCTCATCGACAGCAGCAGCGGACCGGATTGGGCCGACGCCGCCAGCGAGACGAGCGCGGCCGTTTCGCTGAACGCGTCGGACGGTACGACACTGACCGTCGGCAGCGTGCAAGCGGGGTTCTGGAATCTGACGGGTTCGCCCTCGACGCTCGAAGCACAGACGATCACGCCCGGCCTCTACGACGTGCCCGCCGTGCAGGTCACGGTCACGCGCAGCGCAGGCCAGAACGGCGGCGCCGTCAATCTGCTGCTCGGCGGCTTTCTCGACCTGCTGAGCGCGCCGGCGAGCGCCACGGCCGTGGCGGTTGCCGCCGCGCCGTCGACGGTCGATTCAGGCGGCATCTTTCCGATGGTCATCGATCAATGCGTGCTGGATCAGTACTGGGACGCGACAACGAACGAACCGACGATCGATCCGGCGACCGGAAATCCCTATGAATTCGAGATCGGCAACGGACAGCTTTACGGCTCGAGTTGCGAAGCGGGGCAATGGACGTCGTTCCTCATCAACGCGAACGATGTGCCGACCGTGCGCGGCCTCATCGCATCGGGCAATCCCTCACCGCTTTCGATCGGCGACGACATTTGGATCGAGCCCGGCGTGAAGACGACGCTCTACAGCAGCGTGCCCGTCGGCGTGACGATCGTCGTGCCTGTCGCCGAGCAAATCATCACGCACAGCTACGTGCCGATCGTCGCGTTCGCGGCGTTCTACGTCGATGGGTCATACGGCGGCAGCCAAAAGTATATCGAGGGACATTTCGTCGGCGGCTATCGGATCCCCGTGCAATCGTGGGGCGTCGGGCCCAACTATGGGGCTTACGTGGCGCCGCGTCTCGCGCTCTGA